The following coding sequences lie in one Apium graveolens cultivar Ventura chromosome 1, ASM990537v1, whole genome shotgun sequence genomic window:
- the LOC141719922 gene encoding uncharacterized protein LOC141719922: MGHPAENRWCSPGIFRLVLFLMALCLVGYSVKTQLFWHKGGRASCPRCECDCSFKSTLPLPVDCAKDDPEMNEEMTKDIITLLTEEISLHKSVSDDNLAHTKALVMDARKSSSQYQKEAEKCITGMETCEEAREKAGAALSEEHKLSALWEIRARNNGWMD, translated from the exons ATGGGTCATCCAGCAGAAAATAGATGGTGTAGTCCTGGGATATTTAGATTAGTTTTGTTTTTGATGGCCTTGTGTTTGGTTGGTTATAGTGTTAAAACACAACTGTTTTGGCACAAAGGCGGAAGAGCTTCTTGTCCTCGGTGTGAATGTGATTGCTCTTTTAAATCCACTCTTCCCCTCCCTGTAG ACTGTGCAAAAGATGACCCGGAGATGAACGAAGAAATGACCAAGGACATTATAACTTTACTGACAGAGGAGATTAGCTTACATAAAAGTGTAAGCGATGATAACTTGGCACACACCAAGGCATTAGTTATGGATGCAAGAAAATCCTCTTCGCAATATCAAAAAGAAGCAGAGAAATGCATTACAGGGATGGAAACTTGTGAAGAAGCAAGGGAGAAGGCTGGAGCAGCACTCTCTGAAGAGCATAAGCTCTCAGCATTGTGGGAGATACGAGCTCGTAATAATGGATGGATGGATTGA